AATTCAAATGTCTTTCATAAATAGTACTTAAAATGAATAGGAAACGCTTAGAACCAAATAATCAAGTTTTCAAAtgaaacaatttaattaaagaaTAAAAAGATGAGAAATAACTAAAATAGAGAGTTTAGGATATTTTTACCCTCACTAGTTGCTGGatttagaagaaaaagaacAGAAGATTCAAGATACGATGAGAAGGTATCGAAACACGGTGAGATCTCTTCTCCGGTGAGGCTACACTCTGGTCATTGGAGCTCTGATGGTTAGCGACTATTCTCTGTAACTGAACATGATTTTGCTATGTTTTCTAGAggaaaaaattatctttttttgtagAAGAGAAAATAGAAAACTCTTAAGATTTTTTTACATAGGaccaaaagatttttttacatAGGACCAAATCATTGAAAATCATTGTGGGTCTTGTCATTAGAAATTGGGCTTAGGCCCGGGATATGACAGTGTCGGTACTGATTTCAAACATTTGCGACGCAAGTGGTGGTAAGGAAAAACGTCTTTTGAAAAACACAACTTGGATCGAGATTTGCATTTGATTAGCATTTGTGACCAACTAAATGGAATAATAGGTTGTATATTGCtttttgaaaaaactaaaaacgagGGTCCTAcgtaaaaaataaaactcatttTGCAAAGAAAACTATGTGCTAAAAACAAAATGGTTTTGGAAAAACGCTAACAAAAAGCCAAAAAGATAGTGGACTAAACACAAACAGAAGACGCCAGTATGTTTGTGTTGAATTATTTGAGAGGACCAGTGTATTTTGTGCGTACGATTCTGTAGCCATTTGACAAAATTGTAAACGTGTATATTATTGGGAActcggccaaaaaaacactgaactttgtAGGAATTGCCAAAAGAAACCTGGACATATGGACTggtcaaacaaaacacaaacttttcattgactttagaattaattaacaactagattttgacccgccttttAAAAGGACGGGtaggtatattttttgtttcattttttctgagaaatttaatttttatatttgcgtgttttattcatatttttaatattcatttaatataattgttggtactatattaaatatgtcaagttgcataatAATACGCTATATGCatttaagaaattattttaaacgttattcttaaagtttgcaatatattatatatttttaatagttacctaacataGTTCGTCAAGAATATTTGTACCCAGAAAACTCGACGcggattcgatccgaaaattaaagttttatacTCTATTAGACTTGGCCTATATACTTGAACCGTTCTTAAAGTGTTATATCTAAAAAACCAATATGAAATCCGATCCACACCGAAAACCGAACGGTTCGAGTATATAGGCCCGaactttaagtaaaatcatattcaataaatatttttaatcgaataacctatttaagaACTGTTAAACtaaataagtttatataaatatttatttctattaaaagttTACCTAAAACTCAGGTAAACCCTATTTTAACATCATGTACTTATTAACTATAAACTtaatatttgtgtaaaatatttaaaattagaaaaaaaatcatagacTTTTAGAATGATCCTATTTTAATATCCAGAATAGTTATATTATATGCCTTGATATATCTAGATTCTGATACGCGTTTTGAAAGTGCATAAATATAATGcataatttcattaataatgttACATATGTTTGcaatcttattttatatatcttactttaatattttatattaatacgttgaaatatgtgataaaattcatgaatgtatgttattctttaattttatgatttataaataataaattaattaagttactttatatttattagttgatgtattaatttaattatgaatataaacattatgggaatattattttttattctataatgaaataattaataattgttaataatttatttaatataaattacgaatttgattatttaaaaataaatattaaaaagaatttatgtttacatcttaaataaaaagacaataaaatatatttttataataaaatcttagAAAAGGATACTTGACAATATCtttttagatatcttattttgaaaatattattaagttagttgtaagagaaaaaatagGAAGTTAAATTAATTCTATTTTACAAATCTTGAAATATTAATAGATATCTTTTAGATTAGAAAAcattatatgaaaataactaatgaaattattttagttgGACTGTTATGACTTTTTTTATAGTCCAAAACATAGTCGATAAAAAGTtctcctgttttaatagtattgatattttCGTTGACTTCccaatttagcacgccgtcagCCAATTTAACAGAAAAATGACATCGTTAAATATTGGTgttaagtgaaacgacgtcgttttgaaatgagacgaaacgacgtcgttttacacgatttgaaaataaaatcaagtcgACCACTGGGATTGAACCCAGGTTATTTGGATCAAATGACAAAGTACTTTACCACTCGGCTAGTGGCTCAATCAATGAATATACTAacacatttaattatatttggtactgattgaatattaaaaaaatatctaaaaacttaaaaagatctttaaattttctaaaaactgaaaaattaattccaaaaaagaaaattttcatttttcggattataaaaaaaagttgaaaaaaaatcgaaaaaaaattctaaaaagttaaaatatttcaaatctgaaaacatataatcagaaactataaaaaatatatatatttttattatttttttgacatctaatatattttattattattattattatttattttttatagtttcttattatatgctttcagatttgaaaatttttatcacttttttttgaattttttttgaatttttttattttttcaaattttcttttaataatttgaaaaatgaaaattttctttttggcattttttataaaaaataaaataaaataaaaaaaattatttttttatagattctgattattttcagattcaAGTTTctttataactttattttttgttattttcgattttttttttcaaaatttttaatcctaaaatgaaaattttcgttttttggaatttgtttttaaaaatgaaaattttggaagatttttgattttttaaaggaaaaataaaattttatttttaatttcagtttcaaaattaattttataaaaaaattctttatttttcaaatttttggaattttaaagactttttaaatttttagaaaatttattatattcaaaatcaataccaaataaaagtaaacgTGTTTGTTCAGACATTGAATGTGCCACTAGCTTAGTGGTAAAATACCTTGTTATTTGATCCAAACAACCTAGGTTTGAACCCCGGTATCtacctatttttattttcaaatcgaatgaaacaaaacgacgtcgtttcacttaacGCCAACAGTTAAGGTTGGGTTAACGCTGTCTTAACTCTCGTTTAACGGTGTGCTAATTTGGTCAGTCAATcgtaagtttcttaataatctaaataagtcaacaaaagttcagGCTTTTATTAGTCAGATAAGTGTACATGTTTCTTTTAgcaatatgtatttatatttgatcAGGTTCCATGATAAGGACAAAAAAAAACCCatcgaaatattttttattgtgtCACATATTGAAATAGTTTAAACGAGAAGATTCGTGAACGTGGCATgcttctttttataaaattattaatttgtttattcGAGGTATTGAAATAGTTTAAATGAGAAGATTCGTGTACGTGGCATGCTTCTTCTTATAAAATTTACTCGATCCGTTTCATTTTACTTGTCGTTCTAGATTTCGGcatacaaattaataaaacatttaattttgtatataactAGATAAatacatcattaccaatacacctaatcctataaaaaaatcaataaattttatacTGAAAtaataaaacgacacttattttaaaacgaaaaatTTTGCTATAAAACGACATCTAATTCGATCCATCACTAAACCAATTAAGTGAATTTTGTTAAGTGTCgaacaaattaaatttttaaaaaatattataatttaattggttcataattttttaatttttatttattttaatcaaatataaaagaGGAAATCTTAAAATCAATTAATGTTGATGTCAACCAATCTATATAATCTTATacataatcatttttattatctaattaTAACAACtatggaaaatatatataatattttatcatctTTTCATTAATAGTCTATTTGTAAACAATGTAAAgtacattttttaaaagtagttaataaaactaatatagttctagttttatttttctattataaatcAGTGGTAAAAATAGCTTTATTTTCCTATATAAATCATatcataatatacatatataagacGTAtacttttgataaaaaaatattgcaataaCTAAATGCATCATAAAcgtgtttataaataatttacgtgagtttacaaatattatattatttaaattatctaTATCCTCAAATTTTTAAGgcagccaaaaaaaaaaaaaaaaaaaatttttaagGCAGCCACCTAGTTCAACTTAATTTCTATTGTAATGCTAAACCTTTTTCGACAAACACGCGGCTGTTTTCACCAAGCGACAACGCTGATTGAAACGTGTGttgtatccaaaattttaaataaaagaaagaaacatctgATTGTTAATCCctaattttagcaaaaaaaaaaaaaaaatctgattgtTAACtgttagtattattttaaagttatttttcTATACTTATATAGAGTAATTAATGTCAGTCTCATATCATTCACACATTTTCCCTTTCACTTATtagccagagagagagagagagagagagagagagagagagagagagagagagagagagagagagataatgcCAATCAGTCGGAGAGTTCTGACGCCTGTCGCGGCCGCTCCGGTTATCTTAGCCGTCGTTTGCTATTTATTCTGGTCAACTATCATCGAGCCGGACCGTTTAGAGGGTACGAAACACGTTCTTCAAGTGGCTAAGACCATTCCTCTCCCCGGCGTTGGACCAGAGAGCTTAGAGTTTGATTCACAAGGTGAAGGCCCTTATGTCGGTGTCACCGACGGTCGCATCCTCAAATGGCGTGGCGAAGAACATGGCTGGGTCGACTTCGCCTACACTTCTCCTCACAGGTTTGTTATGTCTGTCGGTGACACTGCGATCAAATGGACTTTTTATTGATCTTTATTCAAagttagattaaaaataaaagggtatctcaaataaaaaatataacagaatgagaaaaaaaagttgGAGAAAGAACCTGAAAAGTAGATAATCGTTACtgcagaaaaaaatatatcgaGAGATCAGATCTACTTGTGTTTCTATTGTttgtacaactttttttttgttttggttattaaaatttaatcatatatCTAAACTATATTACATCGGAGAAATTATGTTTGAGAAACCAGCTTTAAAGATGCTCTTATTTTTGAGAAACCAGCTTTAAAAGATGCTCTTAGATGTGTGAATTTTTTATCTAGATTTCAGGGTGTTACTCAGTATTCCCATTTAACTTTTTGTtggtttgtttctgttttggTTGATGAAGAGATAACTGTTCGAGGAATCAAGTAGTACCAAGTTGTGGAAGACCCTTGGGACTTAGCTTCCACAGGAAAACAGGAGACTTGTACATTTGTGATGGTTACTTTGGGGTCATGAAGGTCGGACCAGAAGGAGGCTTGGCCGAGTTAGTCGTTGATGAAGCCGAAGGCCGCAAAGTTATGTTTGCGAACCAAATGGACATAGACGAAGAGGAAGACGTCTTCTATTTCAATGATAGCAGCGACAAATACCATTTCGGgttgttaaatattttacatttttcttaTTGTTACAATTCTACGTGGACTTTTACTGACTTGTAAAATGTGTTATGTATGTTGTCTTTCAATAGGGAAGTGTTCTACGTGTCTATATCCGGGGACAAAGTGGGAAGAGTAATTAGATACgatatgaagaagaaagaggcCAAAGTTATAATGGACAAACTTCATTTACCTAATGGTTTAGCTCTAAGCAAAGACGGATCTTTTGTAATCACCTGTGAAGGTGGTACGGGTATTCTCCACAGAATATGGGTCAAAGGTCCTAAGGCCGGGACCACCGAGGTTTTCGCCAAGGTCCCTGGCCCTCCGGACAATATCCGACGTACCCCTACTGGTGATTTTTGGGTCGCGTTGCACTGCAAGAGCAATTTGTTCACTAGGTTGTTTCTGATTCACTCTTGGGTTGGAAAGTTTTTCATGCATACATTGAAGTTGGAGACAGTGGTTCATCTCATGAACGGAGGGAAGCCTCATGGAATAATCTTGAAACTCTCTGGAGAGACCGGAGAGATTATTGAGATGCTTGAGGATAGTGAAGGGACAACGATGAAGTATGTTAGTGAAGCTTATGAGAGGGAAGATGGGAAGTTATGGATCGGGTCTGTGTATTGGCCAGCCGTTTGGGTTCTTGATAAATCTGTTTATGAGGGCAACAAATGAGTGACCAAACGCAAAATGAATAAAATGTTCGTGGCGTGGTTTGTTTACTAGCGCAATGcattttgttttgtatcttttgtttttgtttgtttctgttgTTATTGTTGTGTGAGTGGACTTTGTTGGTATTGTTGTTATTGTTGTGTGTGTGGAATTTGGATCTTGTTTTCGACAAAGACAAGCCAAtctaaaaaggaaagaaaacagAGAACGAAACAGAAAAGAACCAGTAGGGAAACAAAGACAATCCAACGGGTAAAATAAAGGAGACCGCATATAGGTGAGAAAGAGCATCATTATCTCTAAACTCCTTAAAGggtttcttaattattttttaatagtttttaaagtGTTAAAATGAATTAAGAGACTTAGAAAAAGATTTGAACATTTAGGTGGTTTATTGCAAGTCTTTTGATTAtgggttttaaaaaaaaattaaaacacttTCATTGAGGAAGATGAGAGTATTTGGATTTAATCTGACCATTAAGCCTCACTGCCCTATTTATAACGATTCAATGCAACTAATCTCAAGACAATGAATCTCTAACTAATAACCACTTACTACTGCTTGCTTGTTCTGTAATCCTCTCTTCCATGCATAGATAGCTGCTTCTGTTCGTTTGTTTGCTGTGAAGAGAATGCAGCTTGGTCACTTCCAAGCTCAAAGCCTGGTCAATCCATCCTTGTTGCCTCTGTATTAACAAAGGATTGAAAAGATTGAAACCCAAACTGCAATGCTAATCAAAACCAAAActcagattttattttattttataaagaaacaAAGAGCAATTAGCCATCAAGCAATTTCATACGATCATGTAGTTGTAAATCTTACATTCtttataaagaaacaaaaatcatcatcatcatcagtttGAAGgcagtaagaaaaaaaaagaagacaagacAAGTAAAGCTCAAAACTTTATAGAGAATCAAAGACCAATGAACCATCAAACAATTTTACACGATCTTCCACTTATAAAGCGTGGCCATGTTTCCTAAATCATACAGAGAGAAAACAAcaccaacaaaaaaatactacaCTAAAAGCTTCACCTTCCTCAGGATCATCATGCCCATTACATAAGCAGAACAAGAAACACAAACACATAAACGATTCAAGCCATCTCAAGAATCTAGATCATGACACCAAGCCACCTAACGAGAATCTACTAAACCAATAAGAACATGAAGTGATAGCATAAGAACAAAAACTCAGAAACGCATCTGAACTCAGAATTATCAGAAACGCATAAGAACAAAATTACATAACAGATCAATGTTGTTGGAGAACTAAAAACTCAGGATTACCTTTCGATTAAGAAGGAGCAGAAACCGACGATTGTCTTCATCGATGAGACTCACCGACGATTTTCTGAGTTGAGGAGAGGAGAGCAACCGAGAATCTTCGTCAACGAGAGCCAACCCAGATTTCTCGCCGAGGAGAGCCACCGCCGAGATTCTTCGTCGAGGAGGAGAGCACCGAGGAGATTTTTCATGGAGGAGACCACCGAGTTTCTTCGTCAACTTCGACCTTTTTTTCCTCTCAACGTGTTTTTTCTCTCCTACCAACACACGTGTCCAACAGAAGACGTTTCTTCTTTCGCATACACGTCTCTTCTTTCGTATACGTTCCTTGCCTTAATacctatttttctttttctcttaatTAGTAATTACCCTAAAAACTGCTTAAGAACCCTGCGATAAGGGTGCTTGATATAGACCCAACCACTTGCTTGAAAGCAAATGCATTCGTAAAAGGAGAAAAAGGCTTGAAACACTTCAAAGAATGGAGACACAATGTTAGGAATTATCGATCGTTTGATTGCTTAAATAATTAACGACACAAGATTTTTAACCCAGTTCCCTTGCGGTACCTCTGGGGTGGGAACCGTCTCCCACAACTTCCACTATCAATCAAAAGGGTTTACACAAACGTTCTATGCGCTCTCCTCATATAAACATGACACTAATAAAGAATaagaagatcaaagaaactctatCTCTTAGAGACATGACTCGAACAATGTCTCTTAGTTTCTTCTACTCTTGATCTCTCTCTTTACTTCTCTTGTCCTTCGGGTTTTTCTCGGATCATATCAACCTTCACGGATGGTCTTCTTTTATAGTCAAACCTTAGCCGTCTCTTGCCTTCATATTTCCTTTTCTTGCATGTCAAACTAAACCGTAACCGACGTACGAGAATAATCTCCTTTGCTTAATACACTTTATTTCTGGTCCATCCAACTTGGAGAAACAGACCCAATTCGAAGCCCATAAATAATTGATATATGAAGCCCATATGCTCACAATCTCCACCTTgggcttcattcttctcatttattttagtttggCCCAGTGCTTTATCACTTTGACCCAGCCCAAAAGAAGTTTTCTTTCTTCCTCGATGACGAGAAGATATCTTCTCAACAAACGCCATCGATGCCATCTCACCGGAAGTTCTGCCGTTCCCGACGAGTTCTCCAATCACCACTGCACTCTCCGCGAATCGCTGCCACTGTTTTTTTCTGAGAAAACCCTGAAGCTtctacttcatcttctcctttgATTTCTCCATCAGACCAAGACAATATCTGTGACAACTTCTTTCTCAGATGCTGCCACCAGCCCCTTTGACTAAACCCTTTGATCTTCCTCGATAGTGATATTGTAGATGCGATTATTTATCTTCTGTTGATGGTTCTCTATTGAACACAATTCCATCTTGATCTAGAAACTTGTCTTGAAATCAATGTGACTGCAACGCCGGCAATGACTTTGATGTCAATCTCAGACCAAGTTACTCCACCTTGAGCTCTCCACCTTGAGCTCTGATTCTTCAATCGATTACACCACCATCAACCCTACTGCTTCTGTTTTCTTGAGCTCAAAATCCAGAGAGATTCACAATCTCTCTCAAGTTTCCATCTTCTCTCAAGCTATCACCATCCATAGGAATTCTCTATTCACTTCATCGATGATCCTGTGATATCAATGCTCAAGAGCCTCCAGCCACTGACTCATCTCTGTGACAAGTTGCAAACAGAGCTAATGGAATGGCTTGTCTTCTCTCTACAGCTTGTCCGGCGAAGGCTTTCGCCACCTCCACTGTCCAAGATGTTTACTTATGTAATCTCCTCCATTGACCCTCTTGGTCAGACCATCACCACATACCCCTGTCGGTATCCATTGGCGCGACTGTGCCTAGAAAAATCCAAGGTAACTATCTTGTACCACACACTTGGTTTCTGCAAAATCGTCCTTACTTCGTTTTGATTTTTGTATTTGCAGACGTGAACCCATAATCAAGCTGTACCTGTTTCTTTATCCACAGCAGCTCCACTTTATTTTTACCATTCTCCACAGCTCCACCTGAACGTGGAATAATCTTTTATTTCCATTTAATGGTAACATCCTTAATAAAGCCTGCAACTACTCCATTTGTTCTGTCTCTCTTCTGATTTCTCTAGGCTATCTAAAAtcataacttttaatttttttttttttttctgcagttTCTTCGGTGATCAGTCGAAGTACTTCTGCTCCCATGATGATTCTGGTAAACCACAAACTTGAACCATCCTTGTAGCCTCTGCAATTTTTCAGACTTATCCGAGACAGTGAAATCACAACTTGGATTTCAACCTTTTTCTTCACACAGTAGCTCCCGTGAAACCTAACCCTTGGTTCCTTGTTTCTTTCCAGCTACTCATGACGAAAGAACAACCTTCTCTGTTGCTTCCTGCAACTTCAGGTAACCTCTTTACCTTTGTATCATTTCCTATGCCTCTCtgttctcctttttttttttttctccagaGAACCTTAACTCAGAACTTGAAATCGTTTCAGATTTTCAAGATTGCTCCACCTTGAACAAGAAACAACAGTGCACGACTTCTGATGCTTCACGGATACCTTACACCTTGACTGCGAGATGTCAGCCTCGCCCTTCATCTCTAGGTAATTCCCTTTACCTCTATATGTTTTTGCACTTCTCATCATTAAACTTTACCCAGTAATGAAATCTTGTAGTGCTTCCAGAAAACGTAAGCCCCTTTCCTTTAACTAGAATCATCTTTGCCTCATGCCTGAAGCTAAACTACTGTAACCCAATCAATCACACAGCCTCCTCCATGACCTTCATGAATCTGTTATGttgatttaattcatttttcCTTTTGCAACTTGATTCCTTTTAGTATCCTTTTGATTCTCAGGTGCACCTAGCTCCGAATCATTTTCCTTTGAACCAAATGCAATAACCTCCCTGAATCATATATGCTTCAACCCGTGAAACTATCTCTGATTCAAAATGCTTTCCTGTTTAAACCCCACAGCTTTGGATCCCTCTTTGTACCGCCGTTAGGTTTAACGAAACACGCCATCAAGCTACCACATTTGCTAA
The sequence above is drawn from the Raphanus sativus cultivar WK10039 chromosome 7, ASM80110v3, whole genome shotgun sequence genome and encodes:
- the LOC108817846 gene encoding protein STRICTOSIDINE SYNTHASE-LIKE 8, with product MPISRRVLTPVAAAPVILAVVCYLFWSTIIEPDRLEGTKHVLQVAKTIPLPGVGPESLEFDSQGEGPYVGVTDGRILKWRGEEHGWVDFAYTSPHRDNCSRNQVVPSCGRPLGLSFHRKTGDLYICDGYFGVMKVGPEGGLAELVVDEAEGRKVMFANQMDIDEEEDVFYFNDSSDKYHFGEVFYVSISGDKVGRVIRYDMKKKEAKVIMDKLHLPNGLALSKDGSFVITCEGGTGILHRIWVKGPKAGTTEVFAKVPGPPDNIRRTPTGDFWVALHCKSNLFTRLFLIHSWVGKFFMHTLKLETVVHLMNGGKPHGIILKLSGETGEIIEMLEDSEGTTMKYVSEAYEREDGKLWIGSVYWPAVWVLDKSVYEGNK